A genomic region of Anas acuta chromosome 1, bAnaAcu1.1, whole genome shotgun sequence contains the following coding sequences:
- the CRY1 gene encoding cryptochrome-1, giving the protein MGVNAVHWFRKGLRLHDNPALRECVRGADTVRCVYILDPWFAGSSNVGINRWRFLLQCLEDLDANLRKLNSRLFVIRGQPADVFPRLFKEWNIAKLSIEYDSEPFGKERDAAIKKLASEAGVEVIVRISHTLYDLDKIIELNGGQPPLTYKRFQTLISRMEPLEMPVETITPEVMEKCTTPVSDDHDEKYGVPSLEELGFDTDGLPSAVWPGGETEALTRLERHLERKAWVANFERPRMNANSLLASPTGLSPYLRFGCLSCRLFYFKLTDLYKKVKKNSSPPLSLYGQLLWREFFYTAATNNPRFDKMEGNPICVQIPWDKNPEALAKWAEGRTGFPWIDAIMTQLRQEGWIHHLARHAVACFLTRGDLWISWEEGMKVFEELLLDADWSVNAGSWMWLSCSSFFQQFFHCYCPVGFGRRTDPNGDYIRRYLPVLRGFPAKYIYDPWNAPESIQKAAKCIIGVNYPKPMVNHAEASRLNIERMKQIYQQLSRYRGLGLLATVPSNPNGNGSGGLMGFSPGESVSGCGSTGGAQLGTGDGQTVSVQTCALGDSHAGTSGIQQQGYCQASSILHYAHGDNQQPHLLQAGRTSLGTGISAGKRPNPEEETQSVGPKVQRQSTN; this is encoded by the exons GTTTCTGCTTCAGTGTCTTGAGGATCTTGATGCCAATCTACGGAAACTGAATTCACGCTTGTTTGTAATCCGTGGACAGCCAGCAGATGTTTTCCCCAGACTTTTTAAG gAATGGAACATTGCAAAACTTTCAATTGAATATGACTCTGAACCATTTGGGAAGGAGAGAGATGCAGCAATTAAGAAGCTGGCTAGTGAAGCTGGAGTGGAGGTCATTGTTCGAATTTCTCATACGCTATATGACCTAGACAA aatcatagaattaaaTGGAGGACAACCACCTCTTACTTACAAGCGATTCCAGACTCTAATTAGTAGAATGGAACCGCTGGAGATGCCAGTAGAGACCATAACCCCTGAAGTAATGGAAAAATGTACTACTCCGGTTTCTGATGACCATGACGAGAAATACGGTGTCCCATCACTTGAAGAGCTAG gttttgaCACAGATGGTCTGCCTTCTGCAGTATGGCCTGGGGGAGAAACAGAAGCTCTCACACGACTGGAAAGACATTTAGAACGAAAG gcttggGTAGCAAACTTTGAAAGGCCACGAATGAACGCAAATTCCCTTCTGGCAAGCCCTACTGGGCTTAGTCCCTACCTCCGCTTTGGCTGTTTGTCTTGTCGTCTCTTTTATTTCAAGCTAACGGACCTGTACAAAAAG GTAAAAAAGAacagctcccctcccctctccctctaTGGCCAGCTGTTATGGCGTGAATTTTTCTACACAGCGGCGACTAACAATCCACGGTTTGATAAAATGGAGGGGAATCCTATCTGTGTTCAAATTCCATGGGATAAAAATCCCGAGGCTTTGGCCAAGTGGGCAGAAGGCAGGACAGGTTTCCCTTGGATTGATGCAATTATGACGCAGCTTCGTCAAGAAGGCTGGATTCACCATTTAGCGCGGCATGCTGTGGCATGCTTTTTGACTCGAGGTGACCTCTGGATTAGTTGGGAAGAAGGAATGAAG GTCTTTGAAGAGCTCTTACTTGATGCAGACTGGAGTGTGAATGCTGGGAGCTGGATGTGGTTATCCTGTAGCTCCTTCTTTCAGCAGTTTTTCCACTGCTACTGTCCAGTGGGTTTTGGCAGAAGAACGGACCCGAATGGAGATTATATCAG acgtTACTTGCCTGTACTTAGAGGTTTCCctgcaaaatacatttatgaTCCTTGGAATGCCCCAGAGAGCATCCAGAAGGCTGCAAAATGTATTATAGGAGTTAATTATCCCAAACCAATGGTAAACCATGCCGAAGCAAGCCGTCTGAATATTGAGAGGATGAAACAAATTTACCAGCAGCTTTCCCGATACAGAGGACTGG GTCTTCTTGCAACAGTGCCTTCTAATCCAAATGGAAATGGAAGTGGTGGGCTAATGGGCTTTTCACCAGGAGAAAGCGTTTCTGGTTGTGGTAGTACAGGAG GAGCTCAACTGGGAACTGGCGACGGTCAAACAGTTAGTGTTCAGACATGTGCCCTGGGAGACTCTCATGCAGGAACAAGTGGGATTCAGCAGCAAG GTTACTGTCAAGCAAGTAGTATCTTACACTATGCCCATGGAGACAATCAACAACCACACTTATTGCAAGCag GAAGAACATCCCTTGGTACTGGCATTAGTGCAGGGAAACGCCCAAATCCAGAAGAAGAAACTCAGAGCGTTGGGCCAAAAGTCCAGCGACAGAGCACAAATTGA